In the genome of Criblamydia sequanensis CRIB-18, one region contains:
- a CDS encoding SMI1/KNR4 family protein gives MDSHFKIFFNELSEDRDGGFHKVIALQDEPELDWKSISVLAPTIPKGWFELSKLTKAERLDLVQQYWEKKMESYPDFCNFLAKFFHEVDDIGIFLTQKTVDHPFEAQMVYSLSKTSCFFRGLPPLLETQGNQLKDSFKDIIFPQDYLSFLQIHNGFFKTTDKTGLLKAENVIKEYPKFQSYFSEDEVILTYDKEAINPKKLIPFYISFGMPFYQCFYADWYPEQEMGNVYFSLQDKIVSNLKGDTAGENLSFPTFIDWVLFYMERIVKG, from the coding sequence ATGGACTCTCATTTCAAAATTTTTTTTAACGAATTATCAGAAGACCGGGATGGCGGATTTCATAAAGTAATAGCTCTCCAAGATGAGCCTGAGCTCGATTGGAAAAGTATTTCTGTCTTAGCGCCTACTATCCCTAAAGGATGGTTTGAGCTCTCAAAATTGACAAAAGCTGAAAGACTAGACCTTGTCCAGCAATATTGGGAAAAAAAAATGGAATCCTATCCCGATTTTTGCAACTTCCTCGCAAAGTTTTTTCATGAAGTAGATGATATTGGAATCTTTCTAACGCAAAAAACGGTAGACCACCCCTTTGAAGCCCAGATGGTTTACAGTTTATCCAAGACATCCTGTTTTTTTAGAGGCCTGCCCCCTCTTCTTGAAACGCAAGGGAACCAATTAAAAGATTCTTTCAAGGATATTATTTTTCCACAGGACTACCTTTCATTCTTGCAAATTCATAATGGTTTTTTCAAGACAACGGATAAAACCGGGCTCCTTAAAGCTGAAAATGTAATAAAAGAGTATCCTAAATTTCAAAGCTATTTTTCAGAAGATGAAGTCATTTTAACCTATGATAAGGAAGCCATAAATCCAAAAAAACTGATCCCTTTTTATATTTCTTTCGGCATGCCGTTTTACCAATGCTTCTATGCCGATTGGTATCCTGAACAGGAAATGGGAAATGTCTATTTTTCTCTTCAGGATAAAATTGTATCCAACCTAAAAGGGGATACTGCCGGAGAAAACCTCTCTTTCCCCACCTTTATCGACTGGGTTTTATTTTACATGGAAAGAATTGTCAAAGGATAG
- a CDS encoding alpha/beta hydrolase family protein, whose amino-acid sequence MFRKVFLYFAIFQSFLLAASFSEDQTAENKNFILGTWISSLETQGTKTSNLDLVVTLDEKNRLISRCSLKEHGIKDLPLDLVLTKNSLRFENESLGLHFDGCFNELKNEITGTFYQNENNHTLTLKKRSKLFRPQEPKAPYPYRVENIQYENTFAKVTLAGTLTCPLTDKKCPAVLLIAGSGPNDRDETVFGHKPFFLLADYLTRNGIVVLRVDKRGVASSTGHYESATGLDFADDVQAGVEYLKNRSEVNSKQIGLIGHSEGGLIAPMVASKSKDVAFIILMAGPAITGEELLYEQTQAILQAKGVGLSEREMQRNLQEKLFSIIKEEDDPRIAEIELRKVLERYLNEFPNEKRNALRVIYETQIDRINSNWFRYFLTYDPKTALKQIKIPFLALNGELDLQVSSKQNLPLIAKALKKACNKDYQVIEFPKVNHLFQTALTGSIEEYSQIEETLSPLVLKTISDWICERFKASSETSK is encoded by the coding sequence ATGTTCAGAAAAGTTTTTTTATATTTCGCAATTTTCCAATCTTTTCTGTTAGCAGCTTCTTTTTCTGAAGATCAAACTGCAGAAAATAAAAATTTTATTTTAGGAACATGGATTTCTTCTTTAGAAACTCAAGGAACAAAAACTTCAAACCTGGATTTAGTAGTAACCCTTGATGAAAAAAATCGTTTAATCTCCAGATGCAGCTTAAAGGAGCATGGGATTAAAGACCTGCCTCTTGATCTTGTTTTAACCAAAAATAGCTTGCGTTTTGAAAATGAGTCTTTAGGACTTCATTTTGACGGGTGTTTTAATGAGTTAAAAAATGAAATTACAGGGACTTTTTATCAAAATGAAAATAACCACACCCTCACTTTAAAAAAGAGATCAAAACTTTTTAGGCCCCAAGAGCCAAAAGCTCCCTATCCCTATAGAGTAGAAAATATCCAATACGAAAACACCTTTGCAAAAGTCACTTTAGCCGGAACTTTGACTTGTCCTTTAACGGATAAAAAATGCCCTGCCGTTCTTTTAATTGCCGGATCCGGACCGAATGACCGTGATGAAACTGTTTTTGGACATAAGCCTTTTTTTTTGCTTGCCGACTATTTAACTCGAAATGGAATCGTTGTTTTAAGGGTGGACAAAAGAGGGGTGGCTTCTTCAACCGGCCACTACGAATCTGCAACAGGTTTAGATTTTGCAGATGATGTTCAAGCAGGGGTCGAGTATTTAAAAAATAGAAGTGAGGTAAACTCAAAACAAATTGGACTGATCGGCCATAGCGAAGGAGGTTTAATCGCTCCCATGGTGGCTTCAAAATCTAAAGATGTAGCTTTTATTATTCTTATGGCAGGCCCTGCGATTACCGGTGAAGAATTGCTTTACGAGCAAACCCAAGCTATCTTGCAAGCCAAAGGTGTTGGCTTATCTGAAAGAGAAATGCAAAGGAATCTTCAAGAAAAACTCTTCTCTATCATTAAAGAAGAAGATGATCCAAGAATTGCAGAAATAGAATTAAGGAAGGTTTTGGAGCGATACTTAAATGAGTTTCCAAATGAAAAAAGAAATGCATTAAGAGTTATTTACGAAACACAAATTGACCGCATTAACTCAAACTGGTTTCGCTACTTTTTAACCTATGATCCTAAAACTGCTTTAAAACAAATTAAAATCCCTTTCCTTGCTTTAAATGGCGAATTGGACCTTCAGGTTTCTTCCAAGCAAAATTTGCCCTTAATTGCAAAAGCGCTAAAAAAAGCTTGCAATAAGGACTATCAAGTCATTGAATTTCCAAAAGTGAATCACTTGTTTCAAACAGCTCTAACAGGATCCATTGAAGAGTACTCGCAAATTGAAGAAACCCTATCGCCTCTTGTTTTAAAAACCATTTCCGATTGGATTTGCGAAAGATTTAAAGCCTCTTCCGAAACCTCAAAATAA
- a CDS encoding small ribosomal subunit Rsm22 family protein codes for MDKKLQLPDYLVNSIESFCEKIPLKNLKEASVRLSNNYLAGFVNKRLQAPLDHIAYLATRFPATFAACSSVFHQIKLKTDKSFETLLDLGSGPGTVVFAALEYFPSLKKIYIVEQDAFFIEFCKKTLRDHFPHVSLEVLANDIKKTELKEVDLITSSYALNELGEIEFNEIAERVFSIQKDLAVFIEPGTPRGYSLILKLREMAFSKNKFPLAPCPHSLECPLAKTQKWCHFSERLPRSSIHRFLKEARLNFEDEKFSYFAASNIEAAPLLDRIIGHPRKHSGHISFDLCTKEGRATQEIISKRDGTFYKEAKELKWGDCLES; via the coding sequence ATGGATAAGAAGCTTCAACTCCCTGACTATCTTGTTAACAGCATAGAAAGTTTTTGTGAAAAAATTCCCTTAAAAAATTTGAAAGAAGCAAGTGTTCGGCTCTCGAATAATTATTTAGCAGGGTTTGTTAATAAAAGGTTGCAAGCCCCGCTTGATCACATAGCTTATCTTGCTACTCGCTTCCCGGCTACTTTTGCAGCTTGCTCAAGCGTCTTTCATCAAATCAAATTAAAGACGGATAAGTCTTTTGAAACTCTTTTAGATTTAGGCTCAGGCCCAGGGACTGTAGTTTTTGCAGCCCTTGAGTATTTCCCTTCCTTAAAGAAAATTTATATTGTAGAACAGGATGCTTTTTTTATTGAATTTTGTAAAAAAACACTAAGAGATCATTTTCCTCATGTTTCCCTTGAAGTGCTTGCTAACGATATCAAAAAAACGGAGTTAAAAGAAGTCGATCTTATCACCTCTTCTTATGCCCTGAATGAACTTGGTGAAATAGAATTTAATGAAATTGCCGAAAGGGTATTCTCGATTCAAAAAGATCTGGCAGTTTTTATAGAACCCGGTACCCCGAGAGGGTATAGCCTTATTTTAAAGTTAAGGGAGATGGCTTTTTCAAAAAATAAATTTCCTTTAGCTCCGTGTCCGCATAGTTTGGAATGCCCTTTAGCCAAAACTCAAAAATGGTGTCATTTTTCCGAGCGGCTTCCAAGATCTTCGATCCATCGGTTTTTAAAAGAAGCCCGTCTAAATTTTGAGGATGAAAAGTTTTCCTATTTTGCAGCGTCAAATATTGAGGCCGCTCCTCTTCTTGATAGAATCATAGGCCATCCAAGAAAACACTCCGGCCATATTTCCTTTGATCTTTGCACAAAAGAGGGGAGAGCTACTCAAGAAATTATTTCAAAAAGAGACGGCACTTTTTACAAGGAAGCTAAAGAGTTGAAATGGGGTGATTGTCTAGAAAGTTAG
- the hprK gene encoding HPr(Ser) kinase/phosphatase: protein MYLVEDLYHCHKERLNLELIAGKKGIKRPIQVPEVQRPGLSLSGYIKSHAGKRILVFGKVEIEYLRTLDHETTLERLQNILTTPVPAIIVSRRFRPPKELVYLCEKQNIPLFRTNMSTMNLLSKIMITLTEEFAPSTTCHGTLVEVFGVGILIQGDSSVGKSESALGLIERGHRLISDDIVKIRKREGSYLEGFGADLTRHHMEIRGIGIINVAHLYGAVCVRDHKSIDLVVRLEKWDEDHFYDRIGLDEKTTEFLGVEVPFHLLPVKPGRDVVLLLETIALNHRLKQMGYNSAKEFNMKLLEKIASKQRKRAFKDKEEVKVSENHSKSKNKK from the coding sequence ATGTACCTTGTCGAAGACCTATATCATTGCCATAAAGAAAGACTCAATTTAGAGCTTATAGCAGGAAAGAAAGGCATTAAAAGGCCAATTCAAGTTCCTGAAGTTCAAAGACCTGGATTAAGTTTAAGCGGATACATTAAAAGCCACGCCGGAAAGCGAATCCTCGTTTTTGGAAAAGTTGAGATCGAGTATCTAAGAACCCTTGATCATGAGACAACCCTTGAGCGTCTTCAAAATATTTTAACCACTCCGGTTCCGGCCATTATTGTTTCAAGAAGATTTCGTCCCCCCAAAGAACTGGTGTATTTATGTGAAAAACAAAATATCCCTCTTTTTCGAACGAACATGAGCACCATGAATCTTTTAAGCAAGATCATGATTACATTAACTGAGGAATTTGCACCCTCTACAACTTGCCACGGCACTCTTGTAGAGGTTTTTGGCGTGGGTATTTTAATACAAGGCGACTCCTCAGTCGGCAAAAGCGAGTCGGCTCTTGGATTGATTGAAAGGGGCCATCGTCTTATCTCTGATGACATCGTAAAAATTCGAAAAAGGGAAGGGTCCTATCTTGAAGGTTTTGGCGCCGATCTTACAAGACACCATATGGAGATAAGAGGTATTGGCATTATCAACGTGGCGCACCTTTATGGAGCTGTTTGTGTTCGCGATCACAAAAGCATTGATCTTGTAGTGAGACTAGAGAAATGGGATGAAGATCATTTTTATGACCGCATAGGTTTAGATGAAAAAACAACAGAGTTTCTTGGAGTTGAAGTGCCCTTCCATCTTCTTCCTGTCAAACCGGGTAGGGATGTTGTGTTGCTTTTAGAAACTATTGCGCTCAATCATCGTTTGAAGCAAATGGGTTATAATTCTGCAAAAGAATTTAACATGAAGCTACTTGAGAAAATTGCTTCCAAGCAACGAAAGCGAGCGTTTAAAGATAAAGAGGAAGTGAAAGTAAGTGAAAATCATTCAAAAAGTAAAAATAAAAAATAA
- a CDS encoding HPr family phosphocarrier protein, with the protein MKIIQKVKIKNKMGLHTRPATMIVKILQNCKSLVQFTYRNETVNAKSILSILMLAAKKNSSITIVCDGDDAQITMDTLTAAFENQFGEAAT; encoded by the coding sequence GTGAAAATCATTCAAAAAGTAAAAATAAAAAATAAAATGGGTCTTCATACAAGACCTGCTACCATGATCGTTAAAATTTTACAAAACTGTAAGAGCCTTGTGCAATTTACCTATCGGAATGAAACCGTTAACGCAAAAAGCATTTTAAGCATACTAATGCTTGCAGCAAAAAAAAATTCCAGCATAACTATAGTTTGTGATGGGGACGATGCGCAAATCACAATGGATACTTTAACAGCGGCATTTGAGAATCAGTTTGGAGAAGCGGCAACATGA
- the ptsP gene encoding phosphoenolpyruvate--protein phosphotransferase, protein MKVLEELFFQGVALSPGIAQGKPLVFNLMDDDVLEFTISEDDIEHEIERYLNALKKCREEIRALQKKLKEDDIDEGAEILEAQLHITQDPLLTQTVEEGIREDRKNAEFVFKSLIKKYQNKFQSLQEPFFRERFKDLQDISRRIIANLKESVRFSLADIPPGTVVFAHELLVTDVAEVKAGNIAGFVTFKGGAASHAAIVARAKGIPYVTGIELKKIDLNSLENVIVDGKTGEVIINPSPMTAAKYRSIREEHALHFSRLKEKHSLAAETYDGYEIRLSANLEMVSDLDSLQEQCPHGVGLFRSEYIFLSQQEFPPEDSQFEIYKRIVEKMQNLPIVIRTFDVGGDKIVHSQPLLQKGNPFLGCRALRFLLREREIFKAQLKAILRAAAFGDVSILFPMVSSLNEIKEAKMLLKEASGELAAKGVAHKEKIRIGCMIEVPSAAIIADLIAEECDFLSIGTNDLVQYALAVDRSSNAMQSFYTPTHPGVIRLIKLVVAEANQRGIPVSLCGEIAADPRFTPLLLGLGVHELSLASRYIPIIKNAIRNTSIVAASHLAEKVLALSTAEEVMEVLTEEYRASVPEDSAFYT, encoded by the coding sequence ATGAAGGTTTTAGAAGAGTTATTTTTTCAAGGCGTCGCCCTTTCCCCCGGGATAGCTCAAGGAAAGCCTCTTGTCTTCAATTTAATGGATGATGATGTTCTTGAATTTACCATTTCAGAAGATGACATCGAACATGAGATTGAACGCTACCTTAATGCTTTAAAAAAATGCCGTGAAGAAATTAGAGCTCTTCAAAAAAAACTTAAAGAGGATGATATCGATGAAGGGGCTGAAATTCTAGAAGCTCAACTTCATATCACCCAAGACCCCTTGCTTACCCAAACAGTGGAAGAGGGGATTAGGGAGGATCGAAAAAACGCTGAATTTGTATTTAAGTCTCTAATTAAAAAATATCAGAATAAATTCCAATCCCTGCAAGAGCCTTTTTTTCGTGAACGCTTTAAGGACTTGCAAGACATTTCAAGAAGAATTATTGCCAATTTAAAAGAAAGCGTCCGCTTTAGCTTGGCAGATATTCCACCCGGGACAGTCGTTTTCGCCCACGAACTTTTAGTGACCGATGTCGCTGAAGTAAAGGCTGGAAATATTGCAGGGTTTGTGACATTTAAAGGCGGGGCTGCATCTCACGCAGCTATTGTTGCAAGAGCAAAAGGCATCCCTTATGTTACAGGAATCGAGCTAAAAAAAATTGATCTAAACTCTCTTGAAAATGTAATTGTCGATGGCAAAACAGGAGAGGTGATCATCAATCCAAGTCCGATGACGGCCGCAAAATATCGATCGATAAGAGAGGAACATGCCCTTCATTTTTCAAGGCTTAAAGAAAAACACTCGCTTGCAGCTGAAACTTATGATGGCTATGAGATAAGGCTATCTGCAAATCTTGAAATGGTGAGCGATTTAGACTCTCTTCAAGAGCAGTGCCCTCATGGCGTTGGACTTTTTAGATCAGAATACATCTTTTTATCTCAACAAGAGTTTCCACCGGAAGATTCACAATTTGAGATCTATAAGCGTATTGTTGAGAAGATGCAGAATTTGCCTATTGTGATTAGAACCTTTGATGTAGGGGGAGATAAAATTGTTCACTCTCAGCCCCTTTTACAGAAAGGAAACCCTTTTCTTGGGTGCCGGGCTCTCAGGTTTTTGCTGCGGGAAAGAGAAATTTTTAAAGCTCAGTTAAAAGCCATTTTAAGAGCGGCGGCTTTTGGCGATGTCAGTATCTTGTTTCCTATGGTCTCTTCTTTAAATGAGATTAAGGAAGCGAAAATGCTGTTAAAAGAAGCGAGCGGGGAATTGGCCGCCAAGGGCGTTGCTCACAAAGAAAAAATTCGTATCGGCTGCATGATTGAAGTGCCTTCAGCTGCCATTATCGCAGACCTTATTGCCGAAGAATGCGATTTTTTATCCATTGGGACAAATGATCTAGTGCAATATGCCCTTGCGGTGGATCGATCAAGCAATGCCATGCAATCTTTTTATACTCCGACACATCCCGGCGTCATTAGATTGATCAAGCTTGTTGTGGCGGAAGCCAATCAAAGAGGTATTCCCGTGTCTCTTTGCGGTGAAATTGCTGCCGATCCGAGGTTCACCCCTCTTTTATTAGGTCTTGGGGTTCATGAACTTTCTCTTGCCAGCCGATATATTCCGATCATTAAAAATGCGATACGAAATACAAGCATTGTGGCAGCAAGCCATCTAGCGGAAAAAGTTCTTGCTTTATCGACTGCCGAAGAAGTTATGGAGGTTTTAACTGAAGAGTATCGAGCAAGTGTCCCTGAAGACTCCGCTTTCTATACTTAA